The genomic stretch AAGCCGCCTGCACGCTGTATCAAATCTTCCACGGTCATCCCTTCTGCATAAGGATAGATGCCGGGATCCCTCACTTCTCCGGAAATCTTGAGGTAATACTCGTCTTTCAGGTCATAAATGGAAGAGATCCGAATGATATCATCCTCTTCCAGGGTGACCTCTTCCGTTCCGTCCATAACATCTTTTAAATCCACCTGGATGATTGATGTGGAAAGATCATCATTGGTTCTCAGGATATTGGCCCGGTCAAGGTAGGCATCTCCGCGGAGGCCATCGGCACGCCGGATAAGCTGGGAAAGGGTAAGGCCATCCGAAAGGGCGTAGTTTCCTTCCCTAAACACCGCTCCTTTGATCTGCACCCGGTTGTTATAGCGATCAAGGACTGTTCCTACCGTGTATTGGTCGCCGGCCTTGACGCTAAAAATATCAAACTGGCCTTTATAAACGTCAGAGACGGACTTTTCTTTATCGGTAAATCGGGTGACGCTGATTTTGTCTTTATAGGCATCGTCCGTAAATCCTCCTGCGTATGCCAGCACCTCTCCAAGTGTCTCTCCATCCTTCACTTCAAATACCATTGGCCGCTTCACGGCACCTTGGAGGGTCACCCTGGACTGATAAGGCTCCACCAAAATCACATCTTGGTCTTGGAGCTGTAGGCCCATATTGGCCTTGCCGTTGACCAGAAAGTCATAGGCATCCACGGTGGCTACTTGCTTATTGTTGCGCATCACTTTGATGTTTCGCATGGTACCGTTTTTATTGGGACCTCCTGCGGCGTACAGCGCATTGAACACGGTGCTGAATGCGCTGAGGGTAAAGGTACCGGGCAGTCTCAATTCACCCACCAAGTGTACTTTTATACTACGTACATTGCCAAGGGAAATTTGCATAAAAGTGCTTGGGCTATCCCCTTGCATATCAGCATAGAAGCGCGAAAGTCTGTTTTTGATCACCCTAGTGGCTTCTGTGATGGATAGCCCCGACACACCGATGGGGCCGATGTTTTCCAGCAGCAGGTTACCTTCTGGGGTAACGGTGGATTCATAATAATTTTCGGAAGCCCCATAAACATCCACATAAACAAGATCACCGGGCCCCAGGACATAGCTATTCGGAGTGGCCATGTTAAGATTGGGCTCAAAGGTCAGCTGTCGCTCCTTTTGATAGAAAAGGTCCAACCCAAAATACACTTCTGTGCCTTTCACCTGTTCGGGTTGCTTTTGATTGGCATATACGCCTTGAAGAATTTCATGCTGGTTATTTTGCTGTCGGGGTTTGCGATCAGCCAACGTAGCACTACTTCTACTGGTTGTGGAGCCAGTTTCTAACTGCTCGATCCGTTCTGAGAGTTTTTCGACTTCTGCATCGGCCATGCCCCTCGAACGTGCCATTTCAAGTAATTCCGCATTGCTAAGTCCTGCGTCTTTGGCTTTTTGGAGCAATGTCCTTACCTGATCATCCGACAATTCGTCTACCTTGATCGTAGAGACATCTGTCATGGATTGGGCAGCTATCTCTTGCGGTACCGCTAACAGCAGCGCAAACCCAACGAAGGCTCGTATGAGCACCAAGTTCAAAAATTTTATCATTATTCCTGATTTGTTTTAATTATCGTAGGAAGTGGACACAGCTTCGCCACGTCACTCCCACATTTAGTGACCAATGAATTGATTTTCATTATCTAGCCACGAAAATAGAAAACCACCGTAAAGATAATTATTCCGACTGATTGAGGGCAATGTTTGTAATTAAATGCCCTCCTTATGCTAATCAAATAAAATCAGCACCACTCCAGGCAAAAAAGAAACCAAAAAAAGCCCGGATGATATGTCCGGGCTTTGCATTAATTTAGCAATGATAATAATCTCCTTATTCAATAGGATTTTGGATTATATTATCATTGGCGTTACGTTCATCCACAGGGATTTGCCACTGCCAATTGGCTGTTCCCGCTTCTTCAAAGAACTTGCTGTTGATGACAATGCCTACATGGTTACCGCCGTTTCTGTCCAGGGGCAAGTCCAAACGCTTAAGGTCATAGAACCTAAAACCTTCTCCCCACAGCTCCACACGACGCTGGATCATGATCTCATCGATCAAGGCCTGGCCGGTATTGGTGCTTTGAGTATATTCTGGATCCCTTGCGGAGGCCAGCTCAAATAAGGCAGCGGACGCTCCCACATCATCACCAGCCCTGGCGAGGGCTTCCGCTTCGATCAGGATCATTTCTGCTGCTCTCATATAAGGTACGTCTCCTACTGAGCTACCATTCGCTTGGGCCAAGAACTTGCGGTTCATATAATCGACTTTAGCAAAAGATTCTAACGTCACTTCATCGATAAACGGATCTCTCAATTCAGGATCGGAAGCATTGGGATCCCACAGTCTCTTACGGTAATCCGTTTCACTGATCTGGTCATAAAGCGGCTGGAAAATGGCTTTAGGATTACCGCGGATATTGGTAGAGCTAAAGTTCAGCGACATATACGCAAAGAAAGAAGCAAAATACGTTTGCTGAATATCAACTTGATGAAATCCCCACATCCATTCTGGATTGGTATAATCATTAAAGCCACCAAACAATTGCGACTCATTCATTAAATCGAAACCATCCCTGGCAGCATTGGCTACCGTAGCCGCTTCGGAAAATTGCCCTTGAGTAAGCAATACCCTTGCTTTGATGCCTCTGGCTACATTGATGTTGAAGTGAGAAGCATTGTTTCTGCTTTCATCCAAAAGGGCAATGGCATCATCCAGGTCCTGATGGATTTGAGCATATACTTCCTCTACGGTATTTCGTGGACCACCTACGGTAATAGGCTCCGATACTATCGGCACACCCATTTGGTCATTGCCACCATTTGCATCATAGCGTTTTGCAAAGATCTGCACCAAATTAAAGTGTCCCCAAGCACGGTAAGCCAGTGCCTGACCTTTGATCTCATCCCGCTCTTCTTGGGGCCCCTCAGCACCATCAATATTAGCAATGATCATATTGGCATTGCCAATAATCTTATAGTAAAATTTCCAGACAAACTCCACGTCGGACTTTGTTTCATTATTATGCCTCTGCCAAGTGGACATTTCCACAAACCAACCGTTAGCTTGATCAGTCATTACGACATCTTCCGCAAGTACTTCACGCATGATCATTACGCCGTGCTCTCCCGGTTGCCCTTGGGAATCGTAGCGGAGACCCATGGCACGGTGAATACCATTTAATGCTGCCATGGCATTGCCTGTAGTTGTAAATACTACTGTTTCGGAAACGGCATCAGTCGGGGCTGTATCTAAGTAATCACTGGCACAGCCAATGTTTACCATCAAGCCCAATAGAAATATTTTATGGATTAATTTTTTCATGTTAATTCTCATTTAGAAGCTTACATTAAGACCCAACGTGAACGTCCTGGCAGGTGTGTAGGTATTTGAAGTCGTTCCATTGAAACTCTCCGATACAAACATTCCCTTTCTTTTTGAAAGCCAACCAAGGTTTTCCCCGGCAATAAATACCGTGGCCTGGGAAGCATCTACCTTGCCTAGGATGTCTTTTGGTAATCGGTAGCTCAGGTTAATAGACCTTAGGTTCAGGTAAGAACGATCGATGAGCCACCGGTCTGAAGTACCATTGGTTTCGGCCGAATTGATATTATCCATCCTGGGCACATCGGTAATGTCACCAGGCTGCTGCCATCTACCCAGCGCATCGGTATGGAGGGCATCCCCATCAGGGCTGGAGCTCATTAGGCTGGCATACAGCCCGTCGTAGATTTCACCTCCCACCGCGAAGCTGACCAAAACACTTAATTCAAAGTTTTTGTAAGAGAAGGTATTCGCCAATCCACCAGAAAAATCTGGAATCGCTGTACCGGCAAAATGCTGCCTGGCATTGTTATATTCGGTCGTCAGTGTATCCGTTCCGACGATTTTCACATCTTCACGTACCTCGCCATCCTCATTAAGGTATTCATCCGCCGTATATAGCCCATACCCTGTCTCTGGATCCACACCTCTCCAGTCTCTCAACCAGTAGTCGTAAATCGATCCGCCCACCACATATTTTTTGGTGCCGTTGATCTGCTCATCAAATGGCAGCTTTTTGAATTTATTGGTAAAGGTCGAAACGTTCAAGTTAGCATTCCAAGTGAAATCCTGATTTCGGATGATGTCCCCTTGGATCTGGAATTCCACGCCGCTATTGGCCATGGTACCGATATTGATCGGCCTGCTTTCCAAACCAGTCGTAAGGGACAATGGTACATCAAACAACAAGTTTTCAGAAACTCGGTAGTAATACTCCAAGGTACCGGAGAAACGTTTTGCGAAAGCAAAGTCCAAACCGACATCAAAGGTATTGTTAGATTCCCATAGTAAGCTACGTGCTGAAAGGCTTCCTTGTAAAATACCTGGCTCATTCGCATTGTTATAATCAAGATCATATAATGCCTGCCACGGATAATAGTTTGGGGTTCCATCATCCTTTAATAATCCATCATTACCCACTTCTCCATAGGAAGCTCTAAGCTTCAGCATGTCGAAGAAATCGGCATTGAAGAATGCTTCTTTCTCGATGTTCCATGCACCGGCCACAGACCAGAAGGTCCCCCAGCGTACATCTTCAAAGAACCTGGAAGATCCATCCGTCCTGATGGATGCAGAAAGGGAATACTTATCATCATAGACGTAGTTAAACCGAGAAAAATAAGATTCGATTCTGTAAGTATCCACACGGCCATTCGCAGCACTGGTTACCACAAAGTTGCCCGGTTCGATATTACCATCCAAAACTTGATCTTGCTTAGCCAGATATTGGTAATTGTACTTAAAGTCATAATTCTCGTGCGCCACTAATCCTTCAAAGTAATGCTTGCTGTTAAAGGTATTGGCATAGCTTAGGATCTGGTTAAATGTAACGGCATTTCTTCGGGTATTGGTTCTGTTGGTTCTACCAGCAGGAGCACCATCACCGACGATTTTATTGTCATATTCGATTCCCAAATAGGAAATCATATCCGTCGAAACGTTGGTTCGGAAGGTGAAATCTTTCAGGAAGTTTACTTCCGCATAAGCCCTGGCACTGATTACATCCCGGTCATACAGGTCTTCATTTAATTTGGTCTCCTGGGTCACATGACGACCGACTGATGCTCCTGGCCCACGTCTTACGGAACCAAGGTCAATCATATCACCGGTATCATAGATCCGCTGACCATTGGCATCAAGGATATAACCACCTGTTTGTTGGTTTTGAAGGTACACTGGATAGATCGGACCCATATTTCTCGCAAAGAAGAATGGGTTTACATAGCTGGAGCTGTTATTAACAGTTCGTGAACTGTTGCCATCTGCCATCGTAGCAGACAGGTTAATGCCGGTCTTGAACCAATCCGTAGCTTGTGTATTTACATTGATTCGGCCCGTAAAACGCTCCATATCCGATTTTAGCAGGAAGCCTTTTTCATTAAGGTAACCTACTGAGGTATAGAAATCGGTTTTTTCGGTTCCTCCTGAATAGGTCATGTTATATTCGCCACGGTTACCGGTACCGATCAATTCATCGTACCAGTCAAGATCGGTAAAGTTGTTTACAGCAGCGGAGTTTAGGCTACCGTCCAGTCCTACTACTTCTCCGTTAGGAACATTGTAAACATTGTATCCTAGTAATTCGATCAGGTTTTCAGAAGCATATTGGCTAGCCGCGCCATCTTCCAGGCCGTTTGAAGTCATTTGGCCATGTTTGAGAGATTCCCAAACGAGCGGGTAGTACTGACCGGCATTTACCCGGTCGTATTCAGGCAATGCCCTGGAAGAAACACCCTGCCTTACCGAGAGGTTAAAGGTGGATTTTTTAGCTCCTCCTTTTTTAGTGGTGATCATGATGACACCATTGGCAGCACGAGCACCATAAAGGGCTGAAGAAGATGCATCTTTCAGCACGGTCACGTCAGCGATGTCATTCGGATTAAGGTTAGAGATATCTCCAGAGTAAGGTACTCCATCTACTACATAAAGTGGATTCTGGGAGGCATTTACGGAGCCAATACCACGAATACGAATTGTTGGGCTTTCGCCTGGCTGACCGCTGGCAGAGGTGGTGATCACACCGGCCGCCTGTCCTTCCAGTACGTTGGTCACACTGTTGATGGGACGATTCGCAATTTGGGCTTCTTTGATGGCTACTGCCGAGCCGGCAAAATTGCCCTTTTCAGCTGATCCATATGCCACAACGATCACCTCTTCCAGGTTTTGGGTGTCTGGCATCAAGGTGACATTGACAGTGCTTTGGTTGCCAATGTTAATTTCTTGGCTGCTATAGCCAATAAAGCTAACTACCAAGGTATTTTTTCCTTCAGGTACCTCTATGGTGTACACACCATCCAAGTCGGTGATGCCACCCACTGTGGTTCCTTTTACCAGCACGTTTACGCCTGGCATTCCATTCGGCTCCTCTTCGGAAGTTACTTTCCCCGTTACGGTCCGGCTTTGCGCCCAAACCGAGGAAATAGTAAAGAGGGCTAAGATAAGACTTAGTAAACTTTTCCTCATGCGATTGATTTTAAATATTTAATGTTGTTTTTATCGGATAATCATAAAAACTATAGTTGTTGGCATCAATTATCCAATTGAAAGATATAATAGATTTTATTAATTTTTTACCAAAAATTAACATTTATTAAGAAAAACTGGTGATTACCACCTTTAAATAAAACTACAAATTTGAAATAATTTAATATAATGACGATATCATTGGATTTAAAAAGTACTTTTTCTTTGGTGTTTTTACAAGATCATATTATAAAATTCCTATGCTAATCACAGGATTAAAATTGATTACGGAAAAAGCCTAGTTACCAGCTTCATTGCCTTTTCTTTACTAACCCTATCTTCAAAAAAATTGGTTACTCCGAACAATTTTTGCAAATCTCAATTTGACTCCTATCTCGTAACAATTGCTTTCTAAAGGTTTGGTACTTTGCCGTCTGCCAAATATGGCTAAATCCATGTGTGGCCAGATTGCCCATTTTATGGCTGGCATCCTTATCAAAGCAGCAAGGCACCACATCGCCATCCCAAGTCACCACGGTTCCTTGCCACATTCGCCAGCATTTGTTGCGGATGGGCTTTTTTAGCTTCCATTTACCATTTTGCTGGGGCAAGTACCTGGAGTATCTGAGGTTCTTGGGGATCAATTCAGAACCATTTTCATATTCATAAATTTGGGCTGTTTTGAGCTGGAGCTCATCCACTTGGAGAGCGCCGGCCATTTCCTTGATGGCGGGAAGCTCATGTTCATTTTTTCCCGTGACCAGAAACTGGAAGATCACTTGGGGAAATTGCTTTCCGGCAGCATTCCGCTCCGCAATAAGCAATTCGATCCCCACCTTCACACGCTCCAGGTTTCCCCCAATGCGGTACTGCTCATAGACGCCCTGCGATGCACCATCCACCGACACGATGAGTTGCTTCAGCCCAGAAGCGAGCACTTTGGGAACGGTCTTGCTATTGAGAAAATGGGCATTAGTGGAGGTAGCTGTAAAAATCTTCCGATCATCGGCATACTTCACCAACTCCAACAGTGCGGGATGCAAAAAAGGCTCCCCCTGAAAATAAAGATGAAGGTAAGAGAGATGGCCAGCACTTTCCCGGATGATCTTTTGGTACAGTGATTTGTCCAACATTCCAGTTGGCCGCGTAAAGCTTCTCAGCCCGGAAGGGCACTCTGGGCACCGCAGATTGCAGCCTGTAGTAGGCTCTACGGACAGGGCTGTCGGAAGTCCACGCATATGGGGTACCTTCACCAGCCTGGACCAATGAAAAGAACCGTATAATAAAAATACATTTACTATCTTTTTCCACGTCAAGTAGCGTAGAAATGCTTTCGCTAATATAAACTTGCTTTTTACCGTCACTGCTGTCATGGCCTTCAAATGTATTAAAAAAGGCGCAATTTAGGAGGATAGACAAGGGTAATGTCCCTGACAATTGGAAATAGACATTATTTACCGTAGATACCGCGAAGCTATGTAGAATGTCTTCTGACTGCTGATTTTACTAATCGAACCAAGGCTTATAACCTACCTCTTCTTGGCTTCAAAGGTTTGGATCATTTCTTCAAATTCCTTTTGGATAGTGTCAGCAGAAAGGGCAGGGACTGTGGTGGTTATTTTGAAGTTTTGGCCCAGCTTAGGGTACATATAAAAGTAATTGACTGATTTTTGCCCGTCGTTTAGGGACTGGAATTGTGCCCAGAGGGCCGTGGTTCCGTCTATTTGGGTCTTTCCCTGCTCGATCACTTCGAAGCCCTCCACGCCATCGGCCACATTGTACATCAGCTCAAAATCGAAATCCTCCTTAAAAGCCGGCTTATCACCGAGGGATTCTATATAATCATCTCCTTGGGGCCGCTGCACATACGTGAACGATACATACGCCCCATCTATACTGGGAACGTGGACCTCATAAGTATAGCCATCATCCTTTACTTCCCAGCCACTCGGTTTGACGTAGCTAAACTGGATGCTGGGGTCGTTTACCACTACGCGGTCCTGGGCGGATACCACCAAAGGCAACATGCCGAGAAAAAAAAGGACTATCGATCTGAATATCATAAAATTACTTGGTCTGGTTTATATAATTAGAAAGAGCAAAAAAAGTGCCCAGCTTATTCTTCTTTTATTTTAAAACGTACAAATCCCATTTCATCATTTACATTTTGAAATATATAAATCAAGCCATTTTTCACAAAGCACTTTCCAGGATGCCTGTTAAGCGGTATGTCTTTGGTTTCAAAAAGTGGATTCATTTTATGGTCAAAAACTGTTAAGACATAGTCTGCTTCCAATTCACCATCTCCCACCTCCCGGGCCACTCCTTTGGTAAACCGATAATACAACTCGTTTTCAGGATCAAATAGCGGCATTTCGAAACGGACTTCCATCGTTCTTTTCTTGGATATTTCTCTAAATTCTTCCTGAGAGGACACCTCCGATTTTGGATTATCCGTTTGCCTATCAGGTGTGATTTCACTATGAAAATGGTAGCTTGATAGGCTATCTGCTGACAAATCATATATATAAACTGCATTAATTCCTTTGGGAGCAATCATTAAGCTATCATCCTGCATGGCGATATCCACTCCTGGGTAAGAGGCGGAACTACCGTATTCGGTTTTGTGAAAAACCCGAAACTTTTTCATTTCATCCAATCCCGAAATGGGAATCCTATTAAGGGATTTATTCTGGACATCGATGACGCCAACCCACGAGGGTCTCCGAATGCCGCCTCATACAACACCAGAAAGTATTGTCCCGAGGGATCCATCATTCCCCTGGTCTTAGGGTATATATCCTGCTCCAGTGAATCTCCCGAAAATTCCAGTTCATCTATGTTTATCTGAAAAATTCGTTGGGAAGTACTGCCAAATGCATTGATTTTATTAAATGTCGAAAGTAAAAATTTCCCTCTGAAAAAATCAAAACTCTGGATATGATCTTCAGTGCCATTAGGCCCCTCTTTTTCCAGTTGAAATTTTTCCTGTAGTGACAAATCGTCGAGATCGATTACTTCAATGGAATTATCATGGCCATTATAGTTATACAGCTTTGAAAGATCACTGCTCCAATCAGCCCTGTACAATCCATATTGGGTATAGATAATTTCCTCCCCGGGATCCACTAGGACAGTATCCACGATTTCCATAGTGAATTCTCGATCTGAAATTATTTCATTACCTGATGCTACCGTCTCAGATTTGTGTTTCTGAGAGCAAGCTAAAATCAAAAATGGTATCGCAACAAAAAATAGCTTGTTCATCCTATCAATTTCTTTAAATGTTACATTTCTAAAATTATTGTTTCGTGAGGATTACGAAGGGATCAATTTATCAAAAATTCACCTTTTTTCAGCTACCTCTCCGCGAATAAAAGCCAACTCATCACCAATTGCGGTCTTCCAATGGATTTTTCCATCGTTTGCATGGCTGATATTGGGGATAAAATCCTGAATAAGGTTTTCCCCAATTTGCTTGAAGTCTCTATCAAAAACAGTAATGACTCGAATTACTTTTCCATCTTGAGAAGCGATCGAAAACCGATAGAAGTGCTGGCGCTTGGCATCGAAAACCGGCTTTTGAAAAGAAACAGAATTTAACATTTCCAGGTAGAGTGTGTTAAATTCTTCCAAATCCTTCGTCCTCTTCTTTTCAGGCTCGATTTGCTGATTTGGAGTGAACTGACTCTTATAGCTAACATGGGATACTGCCTCTTTTTCAACCTGGTACACAAACAGTTCATTGATTGCGCTATTGGACATCAAAATCTTATCCCCAACCAATTGGAAGTAAAAACTGTTGCCTACACTCATTTTGTTACCATTTTGATTTAACGATACGCTGAACGCTTTTATCCTCCCCAATTCTGGAATGGGAGTTTTATCAAACTGCCCAGTTGACACATTTAACTTGGCGATTCCTAAAGGCTCCTTGGCGCCTTCTATATTATGGTAGTAGGAATAATAGGTGTCTTCATCATACATAACGCCTTTTGTGCTTATGGCTTCGTTTCCTTCCAAAATAGCCCCCTTTAAGTTTTTGTTATCCAACTGTAACGCATACAGTTTTTCTCCTGATGGATCGAAAAGTTTAATATGATCATCCGAATCGTTGATCAACATATTACCATTCCCACAACTTGAAATGTAACCAATCCGGGCTCCTGTTCCATTTGGGCCATTTTCTTCTAGACGAATCCGTCCTTTCAGTTGCATCTGATCAAGGTCTACCTCATCAATGCGGTCTCGGACGTGATCGTAACTGTAAAAGTATTTGAGATCGCCACTAATAGAGGAAGGGCTGCTCGAATTGTTACCTAACATTATAAAATCATCTCCTGAATCCACCACTATGGTATCTGTTATATTCAGGTCAAATTTTCTATCATGCGAAATTCCTTTTTCGGCTACTTCTGAATCCCTGTCTTTTTGGGAACAGGAAAAAATCATAAACAGTAAAGCGATAAAAAATAGCTTGTTCATAAAAATAAGATTAGTTGAAAATTCTTTAGAATAAAGTAATGGTTTTTATCATTATTTACCAAGCATCCAAGGGTTTAGGTATCCTACGTGACGATGGCACTTTTGATCAGATATCCTTTGAATCATTTAAGGACAATCCTAACGGAGGCCACCGTAGAAAGTGAAGGTGTAGAGTACCACGGGACAGTTAGTTCCTTAGGAACGGCATATATATATTGCCCCAAAGGGTGTGGGCAGCCCTAAACTGGATAGATATTTTCTATATGCTCACCATGATCCTTGACACAAAACGGTCAATGCCATCTACTTGACATTATCCTGATCACTGTCCCAAACCCCTAGCTTAGACACAAAATCCCAAATAGCAATGCCCATGCTCACCGAGATGTTCAGGGAATGTTTGGTGCCCATCTGGGGGATTTCCAGGACATGGTCACTGGCCAAGATGACTTCTTCCTCCACGCCAAAGACCTCATTGCCGAATACCAATGCGTATTTACTGTCCTCTATCGGGCCGAACGCATTCAGCTTGGTACTGTTATCCACTTGTTCCAGTGAACAGATGGTAAAGTTTTGTTGCTTTAAATCGGCTATGGCATCCAAGGTGCTCCCGACATACTCCCACTCCACGGAATCGGTGGCGCCGAGGGCAGTCTTCTGGATGTCGCGATGCGGCGGGGTGCCGGTGATACCGCAGAGATAGATTTTCTGAATCCTAAAGGCATCCGAAGTCCGAAATGCCGATCCCACATTGTTCAGGCTACGGATATTGTCCAGGACAATGACCAGGGGAATTTTATCGGATGATTTAAACTCGTCGACGGACAGGCGGTTAAGCTCATCCATGCTTAATTTTTTCATTCGGTTTTTGTTTACCTTCTTGAATCGATTAATTTCAGCCTTTGAATAATTACCAAAATTAACACGAAAGATTTAAAATCCGGTAAAAGATGGCCAAAGCAAAGGCAAAAGCAGCGAAGGAAACGCCCTTGATGAAACAGTATAACAGCATCAAAGCCAAACATCCAGGTGCCTTATTACTGTTCAGGGTGGGGGATTTCTACGAGACATTTGGGGAGGATGCCGTCAAAGCCAGCAAGGTCTTGGACATCGTCCTCACCAAGCGCGCCAATGGTGCCGCCAGTCATATCGAATTGGCGGGTTTTCCACACCATTCACTGGACAGCTACCTGCCCAAGCTGGTCCGAGCCGGAAATCGTGTGGCCATCTGTGACCAGCTGGAAGACCCAAAAGATGTCAAGGGCATCGTCAAAAGGGGCGTTACCGAACTGGTCACGCCTGGACTGTCATTTAACGACAATGTCCTCGACAAACGTCGAAACAATTACCTGGCATCGGTATATTTTAACAAGCAAAGTTTAGGCATTGCTTTTCTGGACCTGTCCACAGGGGAATTTATGTGTGCCGAGGGCAATGCGTCGTACATCGAAAAACTCCTACAAAGTTTCAGCCCTTCCGAAATCATTTACTCCAAGGCCGATAAGGGCAGGGCTACAGAATTGCTGAAGGACGATTATACGACATTCCACTGTGAAGACTGGGTATTTCAATATGATTACACTTATGAAAAGCTGACCGAGCACTTCCAGACAGCCAATCTGAAGGGCTTTGGCATCGAAAACTTAGAACAGGGCATCATCGCAGCTGGTGCCATTCTTTACTACCTGGAGGAAACCGAACACAAAGAAGTAAAACACATTGCTGCGATTTCCCGGATTGCCGAGGAGAAATTTGTCTGGCTGGACAAATTCACCATTCGAAACCTAGAGCTGGTTTATTCACAGCAGGAGGGTGGAGTGCCCTTGATCCAAATCCTGGACCAAACGGTAACCCCGATGGGCTCACGGA from Echinicola soli encodes the following:
- a CDS encoding RNA methyltransferase; amino-acid sequence: MKKLSMDELNRLSVDEFKSSDKIPLVIVLDNIRSLNNVGSAFRTSDAFRIQKIYLCGITGTPPHRDIQKTALGATDSVEWEYVGSTLDAIADLKQQNFTICSLEQVDNSTKLNAFGPIEDSKYALVFGNEVFGVEEEVILASDHVLEIPQMGTKHSLNISVSMGIAIWDFVSKLGVWDSDQDNVK
- a CDS encoding DUF4221 family protein; this translates as MNKLFFVAIPFLILACSQKHKSETVASGNEIISDREFTMEIVDTVLVDPGEEIIYTQYGLYRADWSSDLSKLYNYNGHDNSIEVIDLDDLSLQEKFQLEKEGPNGTEDHIQSFDFFRGKFLLSTFNKINAFGSTSQRIFQINIDELEFSGDSLEQDIYPKTRGMMDPSGQYFLVLYEAAFGDPRGLASSMSRINPLIGFPFRDWMK
- a CDS encoding DUF4221 domain-containing protein, with amino-acid sequence MKKFRVFHKTEYGSSASYPGVDIAMQDDSLMIAPKGINAVYIYDLSADSLSSYHFHSEITPDRQTDNPKSEVSSQEEFREISKKRTMEVRFEMPLFDPENELYYRFTKGVAREVGDGELEADYVLTVFDHKMNPLFETKDIPLNRHPGKCFVKNGLIYIFQNVNDEMGFVRFKIKEE
- a CDS encoding DUF4221 family protein, whose translation is MNKLFFIALLFMIFSCSQKDRDSEVAEKGISHDRKFDLNITDTIVVDSGDDFIMLGNNSSSPSSISGDLKYFYSYDHVRDRIDEVDLDQMQLKGRIRLEENGPNGTGARIGYISSCGNGNMLINDSDDHIKLFDPSGEKLYALQLDNKNLKGAILEGNEAISTKGVMYDEDTYYSYYHNIEGAKEPLGIAKLNVSTGQFDKTPIPELGRIKAFSVSLNQNGNKMSVGNSFYFQLVGDKILMSNSAINELFVYQVEKEAVSHVSYKSQFTPNQQIEPEKKRTKDLEEFNTLYLEMLNSVSFQKPVFDAKRQHFYRFSIASQDGKVIRVITVFDRDFKQIGENLIQDFIPNISHANDGKIHWKTAIGDELAFIRGEVAEKR